TCGCTGAAGAAGACCGAGTTCACGGCGCCGAAGTAGCTCGCGCACAAACAGCAAAGCGGCGGGGTAAGGATCAAGTCCTCACCCCGCCGCTTGCTTTGTAGCGCGAAAGCGTCACTCAGAAGCGCCGCACAGAAGCCGCGCCCCACGAGGCGCCGGTTACCAGGCGACCGCGAGCGCCACGTTCAGTACTGACAGCCCCATGATGGCGCCGAGCACGCCGCCCGAGACGTTTTCCTTCTTTTTGAAGACAAGCGCGAGCACGATGATCGCGACGAGCACGAGCGTCTTCACGCCGATCTTCATGTTGTCGGGCTGGCCGCCCATGGCGTACATCATGCCGACGAGGCCGAGGCCCGTCGCGAGCATGAGCCATGAGCTGTGCAGGATGCCGCCCGAGATCTTCGCGGCGCCTTCCTTCACCTTCGACAGCTGGGCGATCGAAGCGCCAGCGACACCGGCGAAGCCGACGATGTGCAGGATCAGCAGGATGTTGCGGATGATCTCCATGGTGTTTCCTCCCTCAAATATGCGGATGTGTGTGGGTGTCGGCCATTCGGCCGGAACGTCTGGGGCTGGCCGGGCGCGGGCGCGGGGCCCCGCCAGCCTCGGGCCTAGTGGAAGAAGTGCCGCTCGCCCGTGAAGTACATGGTCACACCGGCGGCCTGCGCCGCGGCGATGACCTCTTCGTCGCGAACGGATCCGCCGGGCTGCACAACCGCGCGCACGCCAGCGTCAAGCAGGACCTGCAGGCCGTCTGCAAAGGGGAAGAACGCGTCGGACGCTGCGACCGAACCGGCGGCACGCTCACCCGCCCGCGAGACGGCGAGGCGGCAGGAGTCAACGCGGTTGACCTGGCCCATGCCGACGCCGACCGAGGCGCCGCCGTTCGTGAGCAGGATGCCGTTCGACTTCACCGCGCGGCTCGCGCGCCAGGCAAACTCTAGCTCGGCGAGCGTCTCTGCGTCAGCGGCCTCGCCAGCGGCGAGCGTCCACTCAGCGGCGGGCGCGAAGTGGCGGTCAGCGTCCTGGATGAGGAAGCCGCCCGAAACCTGCTTGAGCTCAACGGGGTTCTGCGTGTATCCCTCGGGTAGCACGAGCAGGCGCACGTTCTTCTTCTGGGCAAGGATCGCGAGGGCCTCGGGCTCGAAGCCCGGCGCAATGATGACCTCGGTGAAGATCTCGGAGACCGTTTTCGCCATGCCCTCGGTGACGACGCGGTTGGCAGCGATCACGCCGCCGAAGGCCGAGACGGGGTCGCAGGCGTGTGCGAACTCGTGTGCCGCGGCGATCGGATCGGCAGCGCCCTCGGGCGCCACGGCGACACCGCAGGGGTTCGCGTGCTTGATGATCGCGACGGCTGGGCGCTCGTGGTCAAACGCGGCGCGGAGGGCCGCGTCTGCGTCGACGTAGTTGTTGTACGACATCTCCTTGCCGTGCAGCTGAGTCGCCTGCGCGATGCCGACGCCCTCGTTCTCGCTGAACAGTGCCGCGCGCTGGTGGCTGTTCTCGCCGTAGCGCAGCACCGACTCGCGCAGCCCGAAGACCTCGTACCCGACGTAGCCCTCGCTCGTGGCGAAGATCGCGGCAACCTCGTCCTCGTCAGAAACCTCGGCCTCGGCCGCGACGGGGGCGTCTTCCCAGCCCGCGTCCTGCTGATCGAGGAACCAGTTCGCGACGGCACCGTCATACTGCGCGGTGTGCACAAATGCCTCGGTTGCGAGCGAGCGGCGCAGCTCGAGGGTCGTGCCACCCGCCTGCACGGCAGCGATGACCTCGTCGTAGCGGCCGGGCGAGACGACGATCGCCGCGTTTGCGTGGTTCTTCGCGGTCGCGCGAACCATCGCGGGGCCACCGATGTCGACGTTCTCGACGATGTCGGCGGCGGGCTTGCCAGCCGCGACGGTCTGCTCGAACGGGTACAGGTTCACGACGACGAGCTCGAACGGGGCGAAGCCGAGCTCTTCGAGCTGCGCGCGGTGATCAGCGAGGCGCAGGTCGGCAAGCAGGCCCGAGTGCACGGCGGGGTGCAGCGTCTTCACGCGGCCATCGAGCGCCTCGGCGAACCCGGTCACCTCGGAGACGTCGGTCACCGCGTGGCCGGCCTCGCGAATCGTTGCGGCGGTCGAGCCGGTCGACACGAGCTCGACGCCGGCCGCGGCGAGCGCAGCGGCAAGGTCAAGCAGCTTAGTCTTGTCGCTCACGGAGATGAGCGCGCGCTTCACCTCGATGAGGTCGCGATGCTCGTACAGGCTCGGGTCGTGGCTCTGGACTGCCATGGGGCTCCTTGAATTCGTGCGGTGTGGGGTTTGAAAAATCTGGGGGTACTAGGCGAGATCAGCGGCAGCGGCGCCAGCAGCAGCACCGGCGACCGCAGCGAGGTCGAGCGTGCCGTCGGCGATCTCTCGGACGGTGCGCACAAGCAGCGGGCGCTCCTCCTGCTTGATGCGCTCGTGCAGGTCGGCCTCCGCCTCGCCCGCTCGAACGGCCACAACGGCCTGCCTGAGCACCGGCCCGGTGTCAACGCCCTCGTCGATGATGTGGACGGTCACGCCGGTCTCGGTTGCGCCCGCGGCGAGCGCGTCGCGCACCGCGTGGGCGCCCGGAAAGAGCGGCAGCAAAGCGGGGTGGGTATTAATGAGCCGCGGCGAGAACTCGCTTACGAACCCGGCGGGCAGAATACGCATCAGGCCAGCGCTCACGACGAGGTCGGCGCCGTGGTTCTGGATCCCGGCCGCGAGTGCGGCCCCCCACTCAGCGCGGTTCGCGTGGTCGGCTGGGCGGACAACAAAGCTCGGGATCCCGGCAGCCTCCGCATACGCGAGGCCCGCAGCGGCGGTGTCGGCTCCGACACAGACGATTTCTGCGGGAAACTCGGGGTCGCTCGTTGCCTCAATGAGTGCTTTGAGATTGCTACCGCCACCGGAGATGAGAACCGCGAGTTTCAACACCAGCCCAGTCTACTCGCTGTGCCGGTGTGCGGACGCGCCATCGGGCCCTGCGCGCAGGGGGTTCGGCGGTATGCTTCCCACATGCTTCTTCAGGACCTCTTCGGGCTCTCCGGCCGCACCGCACTCGTCACTGGCGGCAGCTCAGGCATTGGCCGTGCGATTGCTGAAGCGCTCGCCGGCGCTGGCGCGCACGTCGTCATTGCGGCGCGCACGATCGGCGAGCTTGAGCAGGCCGCAGAGGAGATCACCGCGAGCACCGCCGTGGCCGCGGCCGGCGGGAGCGCTTCGTGGGTGCGCGCAGACCTCGCGACCCGAACCGGAGCGCACGAGCTCGCCGACGCGCTACTCGACCTCACCGCGGGGCCCGGCCGGGTCGACATCGTCGTGAACTCGGCGGGCGTGAACATCCGCCCGCCCCTCGCTGATCTGACGGAAACGGAATGGGATACGACGATGTCGGTGAACCTCGAGGCGCCGTTCGTCCTCGGGCAGCGCCTCGCCCCCGGAATGGTCGAGCGCGGCTACGGCCGGCTCATCCACATCAGCTCACAGCAGGCGCACCGGCCGTTCGCGTCGAGCGGCGCCTACGGCGTCTCGAAGGCCGCCGTCGAAGGGCTCGCCCGCTCTCAGGCTGAGGCATGGTCGGCTTCGGGCGTAACCGCGAACGCGCTCATCCCCGGGTTCGTACAGACGCCGCTCAACACCCGGCTCAGCTCTGACCCCGCGATGGTCGCCGCGCTGGCAGCCCGCACGCTGGTCGGTCGCAACGGGCTGCCAGAGGACTTCGCAGGGGCCGCGGTGTTCCTCGCGAGCCCCGCCGCCTCCTATGTCACCGGCCAGTCGCTCGCGGTCGACGGCGGGTTCTCGGTGCACTAGCCTCGGCATGCCGTCACAGCCAGCGCTGCCCTGCCACCACCGTCACGGCCGCACCACCGTCACAGCGTCTGTCTTCAGCGCTTCGTATGCCCGACCGGGCGAAGTTTGGCATAGGGAATGCCGTTCCCAGACCGTGGCGGCGAAGCCGGCAGGGCGCCGGAGGCAGCCAGCCAGCCAAGCAGCCAGCCAGGCGCTCTTACCGCCCCACGTGCACGACCTCATTCGCCCGCGCGAGCGGCCGGGTGCGGGCGAAGTGCGTGACCTCCTG
This portion of the Leucobacter komagatae genome encodes:
- the purH gene encoding bifunctional phosphoribosylaminoimidazolecarboxamide formyltransferase/IMP cyclohydrolase, yielding MAVQSHDPSLYEHRDLIEVKRALISVSDKTKLLDLAAALAAAGVELVSTGSTAATIREAGHAVTDVSEVTGFAEALDGRVKTLHPAVHSGLLADLRLADHRAQLEELGFAPFELVVVNLYPFEQTVAAGKPAADIVENVDIGGPAMVRATAKNHANAAIVVSPGRYDEVIAAVQAGGTTLELRRSLATEAFVHTAQYDGAVANWFLDQQDAGWEDAPVAAEAEVSDEDEVAAIFATSEGYVGYEVFGLRESVLRYGENSHQRAALFSENEGVGIAQATQLHGKEMSYNNYVDADAALRAAFDHERPAVAIIKHANPCGVAVAPEGAADPIAAAHEFAHACDPVSAFGGVIAANRVVTEGMAKTVSEIFTEVIIAPGFEPEALAILAQKKNVRLLVLPEGYTQNPVELKQVSGGFLIQDADRHFAPAAEWTLAAGEAADAETLAELEFAWRASRAVKSNGILLTNGGASVGVGMGQVNRVDSCRLAVSRAGERAAGSVAASDAFFPFADGLQVLLDAGVRAVVQPGGSVRDEEVIAAAQAAGVTMYFTGERHFFH
- the purN gene encoding phosphoribosylglycinamide formyltransferase, with product MLKLAVLISGGGSNLKALIEATSDPEFPAEIVCVGADTAAAGLAYAEAAGIPSFVVRPADHANRAEWGAALAAGIQNHGADLVVSAGLMRILPAGFVSEFSPRLINTHPALLPLFPGAHAVRDALAAGATETGVTVHIIDEGVDTGPVLRQAVVAVRAGEAEADLHERIKQEERPLLVRTVREIADGTLDLAAVAGAAAGAAAADLA
- a CDS encoding SDR family NAD(P)-dependent oxidoreductase, translated to MLLQDLFGLSGRTALVTGGSSGIGRAIAEALAGAGAHVVIAARTIGELEQAAEEITASTAVAAAGGSASWVRADLATRTGAHELADALLDLTAGPGRVDIVVNSAGVNIRPPLADLTETEWDTTMSVNLEAPFVLGQRLAPGMVERGYGRLIHISSQQAHRPFASSGAYGVSKAAVEGLARSQAEAWSASGVTANALIPGFVQTPLNTRLSSDPAMVAALAARTLVGRNGLPEDFAGAAVFLASPAASYVTGQSLAVDGGFSVH